One stretch of Harpia harpyja isolate bHarHar1 unplaced genomic scaffold, bHarHar1 primary haplotype scaffold_120, whole genome shotgun sequence DNA includes these proteins:
- the LOC128138243 gene encoding olfactory receptor 14A16-like, with protein sequence MSNSRSITEFLLLAFADTRELQLLHFWLFLGIYLAAFMANSLIITAVACDHRLHTPMYFFLLNLSLLDLGSISTTVPKAMANSLWNTRAISYPGCAAQVFLFVFLISAEYFLLTVMAYDRYVAICKPLHYGTLLGSRACVHMAAAAWGTGFLTAVLHTANTFSLPLCQGNAVDQFFCEIPQILKLACLDAYLREVGVLVVGVCFGFGCFGFIVLSYGQIFRAVLRIPSGQGQHKAFSTCIPHLAVVSLFVSTATFAYLKPLSISSPSLDLLVAVLYSVVPPAVNPLIYSMRNHEIKDALRKLITGCFS encoded by the coding sequence atgtccaacagcagatccatcactgagttcctcctcctggcatttgcagacacgcgggagctgcagctcttgcacttctggctcttcctgggcatctacctggctgccttCATGGCCAACAGCCTCATCATCACtgccgtagcctgtgaccaccgcctccacacacccatgtacttcttcctcctcaacctctccctccttgacctgggatccatctccaccactgtccccaaagctatggccaactccctctggaacaccagggccatctcctacccaggatgtgctgcacaggtgtttctgtttgtctttttgatctcagcagagtattttcttctcactgtcatggcctatgaccgctacgttgccatctgcaaacccctgcactacgggaccctcctgggcagcagagcttgtgtccacatggcagcagctgcctggggcactggtttcctcactgctgtgctgcacactgccaatacattttcactacccctctgccaaggcaatgctgtggaccagttcttctgtgaaatcccccagatcctcaagctcgccTGCttagatgcctacctcagggaagttggggtacttgtagttggtgtctgttttggatttgggtgttttggtttcattgtgctgtcctatgggcagatcttcagggctgtgctgaggatcccctctgggcagggacagcacaaagccttttccacctgcatccctcacctggctgtggtctccttgtttgtaagcactgccacgtttgcctacctgaagcccctctccatctcctccccatccctggacctgctggtggcagttctgtactcagtggtgcctccagcagtgaaccccctcatctacagcatgagaaaccatgagatcaaggatgccctgagaaaactaatcactggatgcttttcatAA